DNA from Amycolatopsis sp. DSM 110486:
GGCCGTGCCGCCAAGGGCTCGCTGGTCAGCATGCGCCCCGACGACCTCGCCGTGCAGATGATCCGGGCGGCGCTCGACAAGGTGCCGCAGCTGGACCCCGCCGACATCGACGACCTGATGCTCGGCTGTGGTCTGCCCGGCGGCGAGTCCGGCTTCAACATGGGCCGCGCGGTGGCTGTCGAGCTCGGCTACGACCACCTGCCCGGCTGCACGATCACCCGGTACTGCTCCTCCAGCCTCCAGACCACCCGCATGGCGATGCACGCGATCAAGGCCGGCGAGGGTGACGTCTTCATCTCCGCGGGCGTCGAGGCCGTGTCGCGCTTCGCGAAGGGCAGCTCGGACTCCTGGCCCGACACGCACAACCCGCTCTTCGCCGACGCCGAGGCCCGCACCGTGGCGACCGCTTCGTCGGGCACGGACACCTGGACCGATCCGCGCGGTGAGGGCACTGTGCCCGACGTCTACATTGCCATGGGCCAGACCGCCGAGAACCTGGCGCGGCTCAAGGGCATCACGCGCGAGGACATGGACGAGTTCGGCGTGCGCTCGCAGAACCTCGCGGAGAAGGCGATCGCCGACGGCTTCTGGGCCAAGGACATCACGCCGGTCACGCTGCCCGACGGCACCGTCGTATCCAAGGACGACGGCCCGCGCGCCGGCGTGACCATCGAAGGCGTGTCCGGCCTGAAGCCCGTGTTCCGCCCCGACGGCCGCATCACCGCCGGCAACTGCTGCCCGCTCAACGACGGCGCCGCCGCCGTGATCGTCATGTCCGACACCAAGGCGCGCGAGCTCGGCCTCACGCCGCTGGCCCGCATCGTGTCGACGGGCGTCACGGGCCTGTCGCCGGAGATCATGGGCTACGGCCCGGTCGAGGCTTCGAAGCAGGCGCTGTCTCGCGCGGGTCTGTCCATTTCGGACATCGACCTCGTCGAGATCAACGAGGCGTTCGCCGCGCAGGTCATCCCGTCTTACCGCGACCTCGGCATCGACCTCGACCGCCTCAACGTCAACGGCGGCGCCATCGCGGTCGGCCACCCGTTCGGCATGACGGGGGCGCGGATCACGTCGACGTTGATCAACTCGCTGCAGCACCACGACAAGCAGTTCGGGCTGGAGACGATGTGTGTTGGTGGCGGGCAGGGGATGGCGATGGTGCTGGAGCGTCTTTCCTGAAGTAGGCCGCTTTCTTGAGGTAGGTACGGAAGAAGGGCCGCCCGCGACCTTGGTTGCGGGCGGCCTCTCCCCTGAAGCAAACCCAGTCAGTGCAACGGCGCCGCCGGGACCGGGGCCACCGCGTCGTCCGAGCCCGACGAAGGGACTGTCGGGATGAAGCGCTTGTTCGGCAGGAAGGTGGCGGGCACCAGGCAGAGCGCGAGGATCACCGTGGCGATCAGGAAGGGCGTCGCGAAGGCGCCGGCGGCGAGGGCGGACGCGGCGGTGTGCGTGGCGGGGTTCAGGGTGGCCACCGTGGCCGCCAGCTGGCCTTGGCTCGTCGGGACGCCGAAGCGGGAGCCGAGCAGGGCGGCCAGCACGATGGACATGATCGCGGAGCCGATGGCGCCCGACGTCTGCTGCAGGATGCTCGTGGTGGTCGAGGCCTTGGCCATGTCCTCGGAGCGCAACGTCTGCAGGGCGGCTGACGTGATCGGCATCATCGTGCAGCCCATGCCGAGGCCCATGACGAACGCGGCGGACAGCAGCAGCGCGTACGGCGTGGTCGACGTGACCTGCGTGAACGGCACCATGCCCACCACGATCAGCGCCAGGCCCGGCAGCACGATGCGGCGGGCCGCGAGCTTGTCGAACAAACGGCCCGCGATCGGCATCGCGATCATCGCGCCGAAGCCCTGCGGTGCGAGCAGCAGGCCGGCGTGCAGCGCGGATTCGCCGCGCACCAGGGTGAAGTACGTGGGCAGCAGCAGCATCGCGCCGAAGAAGCCCATGCAGAACACCGAAAGCGTGATCATCGAGACCGAGAACGTCCGGTTGTGGAACAGGCTCAGGTCCATCAACGGGTCCGCCACCCGCAGCGCGCGCAGCACGAAGCTCACCAGCAGCACGATGCCCGCGACCGCCGGCAGCCACACCTCGATCGCGGTGACCGTGCCGGTGGACGGGATGCGCGAGACGCCGAAGATCAGGGCCGCCAGGCCCGGCGACACCATCAGCAGCCCCGCGAAGTCGAAGCGGCCCGACTTCGTCGCCTTGTCCTTCGGCAGCAGGCGCAGCGCGAGCACGAACGCGATGACGCCGATCGGCACGTTGATGTAGAAGATCCAGCGCCAGCTCACGGCGTCGACGAGCCAGCCGCCGAGGATCGGGCCGCAGATCGGGCCCAACAGCATCGGCACGCCGAGCACGGACATCACGCGGCCGATGCGCTGCGGACCCGCGGTGCGCGTCAGGATCGTCATGCCCGCGGGCATCAGCATGCCGCCGCCGAGCCCCTGCACGACGCGGAAGATGATCAGCGACTCGACGTTCCACGCGAGCCCCGCGAGCATCGAACCGACGAGGAACGTACCGATCGCCAGCAGGTACAAGCGTTTCGTGCCGAAGCGGTCCGAGGCCCAGCCCGTGACCGGGATGACCGTGGCCAGCGCGAGCATGTAGCCCGTGGCGACCCACTGGATCGTGTCGAACGACGTGGAGAACTGGATCGTGAGCTTCTGCAGCGCCACGTTGACGACCGTGGTGTCGAGGATCGCCATGATGGCGCCGAGCACCACGACGGAGGCGATCTTCAGCACGCCGCGGTCGAGTTTGTCGTCGAGCCCGGCGGCGCCCGGCGCGGCCGGGCTCGGTTGTTCGGACATGCGGTGGACCATCCCCATCGATCGAGAGCAAGTTCGAGAGCAAAAGGTCACGCAAGCCCCAGGTTGGGTCCCCCTTGCGCGACGTCGTCGAGGCTAGAGGACGCCACCGACAAAAAGCCATCGATTTCGCCCGAAGCACGACGTAGACGACTTTTCGCATTCTCCACCCGCCCGCGGAAAGTCCTCCACCTGCACTGTTGCGGCCGGGAATTGGCCTCGCACAAGCACTCTGCGTACGCGCTCCGTCGCGCGAAGAGCGATTTCCCCGCGTACAGAACGTGTACACAGAGAAGGCGCCCCGTAGTACACGGAGCGCCTTCTCGGGATTCCTACGCGAGCACTAGTCGCGTAGGTAGGACAACAGCCGCAGGATCTCGAGGTACAGCCACACCAGCGTGGTCATGAGACCGAAGGCCGCGAACCACGCCCACTTGGCCGGCATCCCCGACCGGATCATGCGGTCGGCCTGGTCGAAGTCGAGCAGGAAGCTGAACGCGGCGATGCCGATGACCACCAGGCTGAAGATGATCGCGATCGGGCTGCCGTCGCGCAGCGGGTTGAAGCCGAAGAACAGCGCGGTGACCAGGTTGACCAGCATCAGGATCACGACGCCGCCCACGGCCCCGACGATCCACTTGGTCAGCTTCGGCGTGACCTTCACGGCGCCGGTCTTGTAGACCACCAGCATCGCGATGAACACACCCGCCGTGCCGATCAGCGCCTGCAGCGCGATCCCCGGGTAGACGAGCTCGAACAGCCCGCTGAGCGCGCCGAGGAAAATGCCCTCGGCGGCCGAGTAGGCCAGCGTGAGCGGACCGCTCGCCTTCTGCCCGAAGATGATCACGAGCGAGAGGACCAGGCCCACGATCAGGCCGCCGAACAGAGCGCCGAGCAGCGCCCCGCTCATCCCGGTGACGCGGCCGAGCGAGTCGGTGACGAGCTGGTTCTGGGCCCAGATCGCCGCGAGAACGCCGAACACCAGCGCGGTGCCCAGCGAAAGACCGGTCTTGATGACGACGTCGTCGACCGTCATCGGACGGTCGGCGGAACCGGCGGCCATCTGCCCGGGACCGTAGCCGGGCACACCGCCCTGGCCCTGCGGAGTGCCGTAGGGCCGCTGGTCGAAGCCCACGTTCGGCCCGTACTGCCCTGAAGCGGTCGAACCGCGGGACAGGTTGCGGAACGCCGGGTTGCTACTGGAACGCACCTGATCCTCCTGGATCTGCTGGCACCTTGCATGGGGTTCAACGACCGCTCGGGCCTGCTGGTTCCCGTCGAGACCGTCGAGTAAAGAAGACTTTACCCTTTTGTCTGATCAGGGGACCGGACCCGCGCCGGGCTACACCGTATGCGACTGAGATCACGACCCGTTCACCGCAGGTCACCCGATGGCCCCTAGACAATCCGGGTGATCAGCCGCGAACCTTCACTTCGCGTGTTCGGAATGTGACCGAAGGCGTGTCGGGGAGTTGTTCGATCGTGTGACCTGCGTCGACGCAGAGGCGTCACGGCAGAGCCTGTTGAAGGAGTCAACACACCATGGGGTGGTCTTCACGCCCGCGCGCTCGCCTGCGCGCGGCCGCCGGTCTGGTCGCCACGGCCGTGCTCGGCGCACTCTCCCTCACCGCACTCGGCCCGACCGCCGCCGACGCCGCGACCCAGCAGGGCATCGGGGTCGAGGTCCCGGCCCAGCGGTTCGACAACAAGGACCACAGCGGCAACTGGCTCGGGTCCTACCTCGTCGCCGGCAAGCAGGTGTTCTGCGTCAGCTTCCAGCTGAAGGCACCGGACTCGAACGAGACGTACAAGCCCGGCGACAAGCTGCTCACCAAGTGGGGCGACGAGATCCCCGCCGACAAGGCGGCCAACATCTCGTACCTGCTGCTGCGCTACGGCGACACCAAGGACGCGAACATCGCCGCCGCGCTCGCGCACCTGTTGCACTCGTGGACCTCCGCGCCGCGGCCCGGGCACGACGACCTCAACGAGGCGCTGCCCGCGGACAAGATCGGCTACGACATCGACATGCACCTGCAGGGGCTGAAGGACAAGGCCCCCACGGCGTACGACGACGTCGCCAAGCTGACCACCGACGCCGAGGCCAACCGCGGCCCGTGGACCGCCTCGGTCACGCCGCCGAAGGAAGACCAGCACCTCGGCACCGCGGCGACCTGGACGGTCACCGTGAAGAACGCCAAGGGCACCGGCGTCCCGGACGTCGCGGTCAAGCTCGACGCCACCGACGCGACGCTGACCACCGGCACCGACTCCGACTCGCAGGACGACGCCCAGGCCACCGACACGGCCGGCGGCAGCGCCACCGTCCAGGGCGCGCAGACGGAGACCACGCTCAAGACGGGCGCTGACGGCACGATCTCGGTGAAGCTCATGCCGACCGGTGACCAGCCGAAGCTCGCGACGTCGCTCTCGGCCCCGGCCGACCGGCCGTACGTTCAGAAACCGGTGAACACCGGCATCCAGAACGTGGTGTCCACCGGCGGCGAGAAGACGCTGACGGCGGAAGGCGTCGTCGCCGTCGCGAAGCCGGGCAAGGTCCAGGTGACCAAGACCGACGCGAAGACCGGCAAGGGCATCGGCGGCGCGACGCTGCGGATCACCGGCAAGGACAAGAAGACCGCCGCCACCGGGCAGGACGGCAAGCCGCTCAACGGCCCCGACGGCCGGCCCGTGGTCGTCACGACCGCCGGCGACACCGGTGCGGTGACCGTGGACAATCTGCTGGCGCCGCAGGACATCTGCGTCGTCGAGGTCAACGCGCCGCCGGGCTACGAGAACGCGTTCGACCCGAAGAACCCGCCCTCGGTGTGCGGCTCGCTGAAGCCGGCCGACACACTGGCGCTCACCGTCGCCAACACGCCGAACGAGGTCCCCCACGCGATCCCCGCGGGCGACCAGCCGGTGGCGATGGCGAAGGGTGCCGTCGAGACGAGCTTCTCCGCGCCGGGGCTGATCGGCCTCGCGGTGCTCGCGCTCGTCGGTTCGGGTCTGGTCGGGTTCGCCGCGCGGCGCGCGTCCCGGAGGTAGTGAGAGCGGAACGGGTATGGCACGCAAGAGCCGGTTGATCACCGGTTTCGTCCTCGGCGCGGCGAGCGTTCTCGTGGTGGAGCTCGCCACCGTCGTGATCAGCGCACCCCCGATGGCGGTGGTGGCCGGGAGTGCTCAGCCGGCCCCCGCCGCCCTCGCGGGTTTGCGGCCGGCTGCGCCTTCGGAGGCGCCTTCTTCGGCGCCACCTCCACCACCGTCGTCCACCGCGCCGGCCGGGCCACCCCCCGCCGCGCCGGTGGAGCACAAGCAGCCCCCGCTCGCGCCGCAGAAGCCGGGCACGCTCCGGCTGCCGGGCGGCGGGACGGCCGCGATGGTGCGCCAGGGCCTCGGGCCGGGCAACACGCTGCCGGTGCCCTCGGACATCGGGCAGGCGGCCTGGTGGGGCGCCGCGCTCGACGCGGTGAGCGGCGCCAGCGTCTTCGCGGGGCACGTGAACTGGAAGGGCGCGACGGGGCCGTTCGCCGAACTGTGGAACGAGCGCATCGGCGGCGAAGTGACCATTGTGGACAGTTCGGGGAAGACCTCGAAATACCGGATCTCGCAGCTGGTCACCGTGCACAAAGACGATCTGCCGGCCCGCGCCGACGATCTCTTCGGGCAGGCGGGGCCGCACCGGGTGGTGCTCGTGACCTGTGGCGGCCGGTGGGTCGGCGGGACCGACGGGTACGAGGAGAACCGGGTCGTCATCGCGGATCCGGTCTGATCCTTTTCACCGAGTTTTTCACCGCGTTTTTCGACCGTGCTATTCGACGCTATTCGACGCTATTCGACGAGGGTGCCCCGGCGGGATTTCGCCGGGGCACCGGTTTTTCTGCCTTTTTCTCCTACGTGGCAAGCAACGGCGTGCAGTTCACGTGGTGCGAGGGGACCGTTCGCACCATGCGGCGGGTGTCGCGAACGGTCACTTCGTGCCGCTCATCGGGACACCGTCGCCGAAAAAGGTGCCTCCGACCTGCGGGACCCGGGTTTCGCCACAAGTTACTAGCAAGTAACATCACCCGGGCGCGCTGTGGTCAGCGCGGCTTCCATGCAGCAGAATGCGGCAAGGGTCCAGCGTTGTACGGCGGAGGGTGATGGAGATGGCGACGTTCTTGGTGACGGGTGCGACCGGGTTGATCGGCCGCCAGTTCACCCGGCTGCTGCTCATGCGGCCGGACGCGGAACGCGTCGCCCTCGTGGTGCGCGCGTCGTCGAGGGAGAAGCTGGCGAAGCTGGTCGACGGGTGGCCGCACGCGGACCGCGTGACGCTCGTGACCGGCGACCTCGCCGAACCGATGCTGGGCGTGTCCGAGGAGGACCGCGCCGACCTGCGCGGTGTCGACCACGTGGTGCACCTGGCCGCGCTCTACGACATCACCGCCGACGACGAGACCAGCATCAAGGCCAATGTGGACGGTACGCAGCACGTCGTCGACCTCGCCGCGGACCTGCGCGCCGGCGGGCTGCACCACGTGTCGTCGGTGGCCGTGGCCGGTGATCACGAGGGCCTGTTCACCGAGGACATGTTCGACGTCGGGCAGCGGCTGATCACGCCGTACCACCGCACGAAGTTCGAGGCCGAGAAGCTGGTGCGCGAGCAGCACGAGGTGCCGTGGCGCGTGTACCGGCCCGCCGTGGTGGTCGGTGACTCGAAGACCGGCGAGATGGACAAGATCGACGGCCCGTACTACCTCTTCCCGGCCATCAGCAAGCTCGCCGGGCTGCCCGACGTGCCGATCGTCGGGCCGGACCTCGGCGACACCAACGTGGTGCCGGTCGACTACGTGGCCAAGGCGCTGCTGGAGCTGGTGACCACGCCGGGCCTCGACGGGCGCGCCTTCCACCTCGTGAACCCCGAGCCGCAGCCGGTGGTGTCGGTGTACAACGCGTTCGCGCGATCCGCGGGCGCACCGACGATCACTGCGCAGCTGGGCGAGGGCGTGTCGAAGGGGCTCGTCGGGCTGGTGAAGCTCGGCGAGCACATCCCCGGCTTCACGATCGCGCGCGACGCGGTGATGGAGCGCCTCGGCATCCCGCCGGTGCTGCTGGAGACGATGGCGTTCCCGTCGGTGTTCGCGTCGACCGAGACGCGCAAGGCGCTGGCGGGCACGGGCGTGGAGGTGCCGCGGCTCGAGGACTACGCGGCCACGCTGTGGCGCTACTGGCGCGAGCACCTCGACCCGTTCCGCGCCCGGAAGCACGGCCCGCGCGGTGAGCTGGACGGGCGGCGCGTGATCATCACCGGCGCGTCTTCGGGCATCGGGCGAGCGACGGCGCTGAAGGTCGCGGCGGCGGGCGGCGTACCGCTGCTCGTGGCGCGGCGGCAGCACGAGCTGGAAGAGGTGCGCGACGAGATCATCGCGGCCGGCGGCACGGCGTCGGTGTACCCGGCGGACCTGACCGACGAGGAGTCGGTGCACAAGGCCGTGGACGCGATGCTGGCCGAGCACGGCCGGATCGACATGCTCGTGAACAACGCCGGGCGCTCGATCCGCCGGTCGATCAAGCTGTCGTACGACCGGATCCACGACTACGAGCGCGCGATGGCGATCAACTACTTCGGCGCGGTGCGGCTGATCCTCGCAGTGCTGCCGCACATGTCGGAGCGGAAGTTCGGGCACATCGTGAATGTTTCGTCGATCGGCGTGCAGGGCATCGCGCCGCGGTTCTCCGCGTACGCCGCGTCGAAGGCCGCGCTCGACTACTTCTCGCGAATCGCCGCGACCGAGACGCACGGTGACGGCATCACGTTCACCACGATCCACATGCCGCTGGTGCGCACGCCGATGATCCGGCCGACGAAGATCTACGACGCGTTCCCCACGAAGTCGCCGGAGCAGGCGGCCGACATGGTCATGAAGGCGCTGATCCAGCGGCCCAAGCACATCGGCACGCCGGCGGGGCAGGCCATCGGGCTCACCTACACGCTGGCGCCGGGCCTCACCGACGCGATCGCGTACCAGGGTTTCCGCATCTTCCCCGACTCGACGGCGGCCGGCGGCTCGGGCCGGCTCAAGATCGGCCGTGGCGAGAAACACCTGTCGCGGGCGGCGATGGCGCTGGCCCGGCTGTCGCGCGGGTTCCACTGGTAGTCACGGTGCGTTTCGAGGGTGAGGCCGTTCAGGGGACGATCACCAGGTAGGGCCCGACACGTGGCGGTGAATCACCAGTCCTGACGCCGACGACACAATGTGCGCGGGTACGGTCGGGCCCATGGTTCCCGAGCGAGACAACGGCCTCCTGCCCCTGCGGCGCGAGTACACCCAAGCCTGGCACGGCTTCGACCGCAACGAGGTGCGCCAGTACCTCGATCACATCGAGGCGCAGCTGCGCCGGCTGCTCAGTGATCGCGACGCGGCGGCGACCCAGGTCGCCACGCTGGCGCGCGAGCTTGAGGCCGCGCGCGGCGAGGTGACCAAGCTGCAGGGCCGCGTCGAGGAGCTGATGAAGCCGCCCGAGCGGCTCGAGGACCTGGACGAGCGCATGCAGCGCACGGTGCAGCTCGCGCAGGCGCGCGCCGACGAGATCACCAAGCGCGCGCAGGTGGCGGCCGAGAAGCACTGGGCTTCGTCCACCGAGGCGTCGACGAAGCTGCGCGAGCGCTACACGCGTTTGGTCTCGGAGCTCGACACGCAGGCCGAGGCGCTGCACTCCGAGCACGAAGCGGCTTTGAAGGAGACGCGCGCCGAGGTGCAGCGGCTCACCGTCGAGGCGGCGCAACGCCGGGAACTCCTCGACAACGAAGCCGAGCGCAAGCGCCGCAAGATCGAGCGCGACTTCGACTCGAAGATCACCGCCGAGCGCACCGCGCACGAGAAGCTGATCGCCGACCAGCGCACGGCGAGCAAGAACCAGGCC
Protein-coding regions in this window:
- a CDS encoding acetyl-CoA C-acetyltransferase, which codes for MPEAVIVSTARSPIGRAAKGSLVSMRPDDLAVQMIRAALDKVPQLDPADIDDLMLGCGLPGGESGFNMGRAVAVELGYDHLPGCTITRYCSSSLQTTRMAMHAIKAGEGDVFISAGVEAVSRFAKGSSDSWPDTHNPLFADAEARTVATASSGTDTWTDPRGEGTVPDVYIAMGQTAENLARLKGITREDMDEFGVRSQNLAEKAIADGFWAKDITPVTLPDGTVVSKDDGPRAGVTIEGVSGLKPVFRPDGRITAGNCCPLNDGAAAVIVMSDTKARELGLTPLARIVSTGVTGLSPEIMGYGPVEASKQALSRAGLSISDIDLVEINEAFAAQVIPSYRDLGIDLDRLNVNGGAIAVGHPFGMTGARITSTLINSLQHHDKQFGLETMCVGGGQGMAMVLERLS
- a CDS encoding DHA2 family efflux MFS transporter permease subunit — protein: MSEQPSPAAPGAAGLDDKLDRGVLKIASVVVLGAIMAILDTTVVNVALQKLTIQFSTSFDTIQWVATGYMLALATVIPVTGWASDRFGTKRLYLLAIGTFLVGSMLAGLAWNVESLIIFRVVQGLGGGMLMPAGMTILTRTAGPQRIGRVMSVLGVPMLLGPICGPILGGWLVDAVSWRWIFYINVPIGVIAFVLALRLLPKDKATKSGRFDFAGLLMVSPGLAALIFGVSRIPSTGTVTAIEVWLPAVAGIVLLVSFVLRALRVADPLMDLSLFHNRTFSVSMITLSVFCMGFFGAMLLLPTYFTLVRGESALHAGLLLAPQGFGAMIAMPIAGRLFDKLAARRIVLPGLALIVVGMVPFTQVTSTTPYALLLSAAFVMGLGMGCTMMPITSAALQTLRSEDMAKASTTTSILQQTSGAIGSAIMSIVLAALLGSRFGVPTSQGQLAATVATLNPATHTAASALAAGAFATPFLIATVILALCLVPATFLPNKRFIPTVPSSGSDDAVAPVPAAPLH
- a CDS encoding Bax inhibitor-1/YccA family protein, with product MRSSSNPAFRNLSRGSTASGQYGPNVGFDQRPYGTPQGQGGVPGYGPGQMAAGSADRPMTVDDVVIKTGLSLGTALVFGVLAAIWAQNQLVTDSLGRVTGMSGALLGALFGGLIVGLVLSLVIIFGQKASGPLTLAYSAAEGIFLGALSGLFELVYPGIALQALIGTAGVFIAMLVVYKTGAVKVTPKLTKWIVGAVGGVVILMLVNLVTALFFGFNPLRDGSPIAIIFSLVVIGIAAFSFLLDFDQADRMIRSGMPAKWAWFAAFGLMTTLVWLYLEILRLLSYLRD
- a CDS encoding collagen binding domain-containing protein, translated to MGWSSRPRARLRAAAGLVATAVLGALSLTALGPTAADAATQQGIGVEVPAQRFDNKDHSGNWLGSYLVAGKQVFCVSFQLKAPDSNETYKPGDKLLTKWGDEIPADKAANISYLLLRYGDTKDANIAAALAHLLHSWTSAPRPGHDDLNEALPADKIGYDIDMHLQGLKDKAPTAYDDVAKLTTDAEANRGPWTASVTPPKEDQHLGTAATWTVTVKNAKGTGVPDVAVKLDATDATLTTGTDSDSQDDAQATDTAGGSATVQGAQTETTLKTGADGTISVKLMPTGDQPKLATSLSAPADRPYVQKPVNTGIQNVVSTGGEKTLTAEGVVAVAKPGKVQVTKTDAKTGKGIGGATLRITGKDKKTAATGQDGKPLNGPDGRPVVVTTAGDTGAVTVDNLLAPQDICVVEVNAPPGYENAFDPKNPPSVCGSLKPADTLALTVANTPNEVPHAIPAGDQPVAMAKGAVETSFSAPGLIGLAVLALVGSGLVGFAARRASRR
- a CDS encoding class F sortase gives rise to the protein MARKSRLITGFVLGAASVLVVELATVVISAPPMAVVAGSAQPAPAALAGLRPAAPSEAPSSAPPPPPSSTAPAGPPPAAPVEHKQPPLAPQKPGTLRLPGGGTAAMVRQGLGPGNTLPVPSDIGQAAWWGAALDAVSGASVFAGHVNWKGATGPFAELWNERIGGEVTIVDSSGKTSKYRISQLVTVHKDDLPARADDLFGQAGPHRVVLVTCGGRWVGGTDGYEENRVVIADPV
- a CDS encoding SDR family oxidoreductase, which produces MATFLVTGATGLIGRQFTRLLLMRPDAERVALVVRASSREKLAKLVDGWPHADRVTLVTGDLAEPMLGVSEEDRADLRGVDHVVHLAALYDITADDETSIKANVDGTQHVVDLAADLRAGGLHHVSSVAVAGDHEGLFTEDMFDVGQRLITPYHRTKFEAEKLVREQHEVPWRVYRPAVVVGDSKTGEMDKIDGPYYLFPAISKLAGLPDVPIVGPDLGDTNVVPVDYVAKALLELVTTPGLDGRAFHLVNPEPQPVVSVYNAFARSAGAPTITAQLGEGVSKGLVGLVKLGEHIPGFTIARDAVMERLGIPPVLLETMAFPSVFASTETRKALAGTGVEVPRLEDYAATLWRYWREHLDPFRARKHGPRGELDGRRVIITGASSGIGRATALKVAAAGGVPLLVARRQHELEEVRDEIIAAGGTASVYPADLTDEESVHKAVDAMLAEHGRIDMLVNNAGRSIRRSIKLSYDRIHDYERAMAINYFGAVRLILAVLPHMSERKFGHIVNVSSIGVQGIAPRFSAYAASKAALDYFSRIAATETHGDGITFTTIHMPLVRTPMIRPTKIYDAFPTKSPEQAADMVMKALIQRPKHIGTPAGQAIGLTYTLAPGLTDAIAYQGFRIFPDSTAAGGSGRLKIGRGEKHLSRAAMALARLSRGFHW